A single window of Periophthalmus magnuspinnatus isolate fPerMag1 chromosome 22, fPerMag1.2.pri, whole genome shotgun sequence DNA harbors:
- the pax1a gene encoding paired box protein Pax-1a has protein sequence MQMEQTYGEVNQLGGVFVNGRPLPNAIRLRIVELAQLGIRPCDISRQLRVSHGCVSKILARYNETGSILPGAIGGSKPRVTTPNVVKNIREYKQNDPGIFAWEIRDRLLADGVCDKYNVPSVSSISRILRNKIGNLSQTNQYESGKQAPAQTSLSYNHIYPYSYPNAMSPTGTKMTSPTGVPVTAGHVSISRAWPSAHTVSNILGIRAFMDPAAIAGTDGYAPKMEDWSSVNRAAFPSAHGVNGIDKSTLEGDIKYPQPSSTLSSYVSACAYSPTNQYGVYSGPAGGYVAPGHHHWQPQSPALSHAGSGMGMHAGDIHASMAFKHQAREGDRKPPSPLTKQQHEDLNVHGLSLTSSS, from the exons ATGCAAATGG AGCAAACCTATGGAGAGGTGAATCAACTGGGAGGCGTATTTGTCAATGGCCGTCCTCTGCCCAATGCCATTCGGCTACGGATTGTGGAGCTGGCCCAGCTCGGGATACGGCCCTGTGACATCAGTCGGCAGCTGCGAGTGTCTCACGGCTGTGTGAGCAAGATACTAGCGAGGTATAACGAAACGGGATCCATCTTACCTGGTGCCATTGGAGGAAGCAAACCTCGAGTCACAACACCCAATGTGGTAAAAAACATAAGGGAATACAAACAAAACGACCCTGGGATTTTTGCCTGGGAGATCCGAGATAGACTTTTAGCAGATGGAGTTTGTGACAAATACAATGTCCCATCAGTGAGTTCCATCAGCAGGATTTTACGCAATAAAATTGGAAATCTGTCCCAGACGAACCAGTATGAAAGTGGCAAACAGGCGCCAGCGCAGACCAGCCTCTCCTACAACCACATCTACCCGTATTCATATCCAAACGCCATGTCGCCTACCGGCACGAAGATGACAAGTCCTACAGGAGTGCCCGTCACGGCGGGACACGTGAGCATATCCAGGGCCTGGCCCTCGGCTCACACCGTCAGCAACATTCTGGGGATTCGCGCCTTCATGGACCCAGCAG cCATTGCTGGGACAGACGGATATGCGCCAAAAATGGAGGACTGGAGCAGCGTAAACAGAGCAGCTTTTCCTTCTGCGCACGGAGTCAATGGTATCGACAAATCCACCCTCGAGGGCGATATTAAATATCCACAG CCTTCATCCACTTTGTCCAGTTACGTGTCAGCTTGTGCCTATTCACCAACCAACCAATACGGCGTGTACAGTGGCCCTGCGGGAGGATACGTTGCCCCGGGACACCATCACTGGCAGCCCCAAAGTCCAGCTCTGTCTCACGCGGGCAGTGGCATGGGCATGCACGCGGGAGATATTCATGCGTCCATGGCCTTCAAACATCAGGCGCGCGAAG GAGACCGAAAGCCCCCCAGTCCTCTCACTAAACAGCAGCACGAGGACCTGAACGTGCACGGGCTCAGTCTCACTTCATCCTCCTGA